In Alloyangia pacifica, the following proteins share a genomic window:
- a CDS encoding heme-dependent oxidative N-demethylase family protein has translation MIVQARIPHDLTQMKPLPGIAPLDPAAWLQVDDAYAAQMAERERLLATQRAAVLAIEPDAMPAAQELLEVVLAHLPASFTRKGEVVTRPDGVEVALDRNDPMGTLGVLVQEDLCLLQKRGDEHVLTGAALCFPAGWRLADKISRPLSVIHVPIPEYDDNIGRRVQRLFDGVGPGKPLVRFNRLFHDDPTLFQPGPRRSNTDRANPATAPYLRSERQCLVRLPETEAVVFSIHTFVVERGPDTP, from the coding sequence ATGATCGTGCAGGCACGGATTCCCCATGACCTGACTCAGATGAAGCCACTGCCAGGGATCGCTCCGCTCGATCCGGCGGCCTGGCTGCAGGTCGACGATGCCTATGCCGCGCAGATGGCGGAACGCGAGCGCCTGCTGGCGACGCAGCGCGCGGCGGTTCTGGCGATCGAGCCCGACGCGATGCCCGCCGCGCAGGAACTGCTCGAGGTGGTTCTGGCGCATCTGCCCGCGTCCTTCACGCGCAAAGGCGAGGTGGTGACCCGGCCCGACGGCGTCGAGGTGGCGCTCGACCGGAACGACCCCATGGGCACGCTCGGCGTGCTGGTTCAGGAAGACCTGTGCCTGCTGCAGAAACGCGGCGACGAACATGTTCTGACAGGGGCGGCGCTCTGCTTCCCGGCGGGCTGGCGGCTGGCGGATAAGATCTCGCGTCCGCTCAGTGTCATCCACGTTCCGATTCCCGAGTATGATGACAACATCGGCCGCCGGGTGCAGAGGCTCTTCGACGGGGTGGGCCCGGGTAAACCGCTGGTGCGTTTCAACCGGCTGTTTCACGACGATCCCACGCTGTTCCAGCCGGGGCCGCGGCGCAGCAACACGGACCGGGCCAACCCCGCGACCGCGCCCTATCTGCGCTCGGAGCGTCAGTGCCTCGTGCGGCTGCCCGAAACGGAGGCGGTGGTCTTCTCGATCCACACCTTCGTCGTCGAGCGCGGGCCCGACACGCCTTAG